One Maribacter sp. HTCC2170 genomic window, GCCATCTCTATTAAGTTTTATCTCACCTGACTATGTGAAAAAAATTCAAATAAAAAAAGATGACCCAAGGTTAAATTCAGGGTTTATAATTTATGATTCCCCTAAAGGAGGTGGAGAAATAAAAGGATTACTTTCTAGGCCTGCCAAAACCAAAAAAAAACTTCCGGGAATTGTGGTGGTACATGAAAACCGTGGATTGAATCCCCATATTGAAGATGTGGGGAGAAGAGCTGGCTTAGATGGTTTCATCTCATTGGCTCCAGATGCCTTAACCCCTTTAGGTGGTTATCCCGGAAATGATGATGATGGGCGAGAATTGCAACGGAAAAGGGATCGCAATGAGATGTTGGAAGATTTTATAGCAGCATATGAATATTTGAAAACACATCCTAAATGTTCCGGTAAAGTTGGGGTTGTAGGTTTCTGCTTTGGAGGATGGATATCGAATATGATGGCGGTCAGAGTTCCTAATTTAGGAGCGGCAGTTCCCTTTTATGGAGGACAACCGAAAGAGGATATAGATAAAATCAATGCGCCTTTACTTCTTCATTTTGGAGAATTGGACAAACGTGTAAATGAAGGATGGCCTGCTTATGAAGCGGCACTAAAAGAAAATAAAAAAGAGTTTAAGGCATACATCTATAAAAACGCAAATCACGGTTTTCATAATGATACAACTCCTAGGTATGACCGGGAGGCCGCAGAATTGGCTTGGAAAAGAACCATTGAGTTTTTCAATGAAAAACTCAATGGTTAAGTATTCTTGTTGGGATTAACTCGTATGGATTGAATTATTCGAATCCGAATTTTTTCAAACCCTTGTGACTTACATTAATGGCTTCAAGTGGCTTCATAGTAAAAGTTCTGTCCTGTTCTACCATATAGTATTTCATACCTGATAATTTTTTGTTCGCAAGAATTCGTGCAAAATCAATTTGCCCGTTTCCTACCGGGGCAAACTTTCCTTCATTGTCCATATCTTTTACATGCCATATTATGAATCTACCTGGGTATTTATTAAAATAATCCACTGGATCAGCACCCGCTTTAGTAACCCAATACAAGTCCATTTGAAAATTCACATATGCTGGATTACAATTTTCCAATAGGTAATCAATAGGAACAACCCCATCAGTATCCTTTACAAATTCAAAATCATGATTATGATATAACAATTCAAGTCCTGCCTTTTTGGCTTTCTTACCTAGGGTATCCAATATACTCGCAAGGTTGGCAGCACCACCGGTCATTCCCAGTGTCCTGGTTTCAGGGTCAACCTTAAAAAGTCCCATTGGAGGTACGGGAATCACAAAATA contains:
- a CDS encoding dienelactone hydrolase family protein, with the protein product MKKIKKENISQEVFDLYDDYAHNRVSRRLFMDKLSTYAVGGLTLPSLLSFISPDYVKKIQIKKDDPRLNSGFIIYDSPKGGGEIKGLLSRPAKTKKKLPGIVVVHENRGLNPHIEDVGRRAGLDGFISLAPDALTPLGGYPGNDDDGRELQRKRDRNEMLEDFIAAYEYLKTHPKCSGKVGVVGFCFGGWISNMMAVRVPNLGAAVPFYGGQPKEDIDKINAPLLLHFGELDKRVNEGWPAYEAALKENKKEFKAYIYKNANHGFHNDTTPRYDREAAELAWKRTIEFFNEKLNG
- a CDS encoding sugar phosphate isomerase/epimerase family protein, with protein sequence MNMKKSVLRRHTNLFLSIVLLMSVLVGSAQDKYGGLALYTVRGNMGSDAKATLQSVADAGYEYIEAAGYNDGKFYNLPPKEFKALLKELGLKPISTHQGSVTLDNADDMMADVKAAGFKYFVIPVPPMGLFKVDPETRTLGMTGGAANLASILDTLGKKAKKAGLELLYHNHDFEFVKDTDGVVPIDYLLENCNPAYVNFQMDLYWVTKAGADPVDYFNKYPGRFIIWHVKDMDNEGKFAPVGNGQIDFARILANKKLSGMKYYMVEQDRTFTMKPLEAINVSHKGLKKFGFE